A DNA window from Vigna angularis cultivar LongXiaoDou No.4 chromosome 1, ASM1680809v1, whole genome shotgun sequence contains the following coding sequences:
- the LOC108323833 gene encoding syntaxin-22 isoform X2, which yields MSFQDIEAGRPFGSRRGLTNGKQDPTQAVAAGIFQINTAVSTFQRLVNTLGTPKDTPELREKLHKTRLHIGQLVKDTSAKLKQASDIDHHAEVNASKKIADAKLAKDFQAVLKEFQKAQRLAAERETAYTPFVPQAVLPSSYTAGELGVGPDKSPEERALLVESRRQEVLFLDNEIAFNEAIIEEREQGIQEIQQQIGEVNEIFKDLAVLVHEQGTMIDDIGSNIENSHAATAQAKSQLLKASKTQRSNSSLTCLLLVIFGIVLLIVIIVLAA from the exons ATGAGCTTTCAGGACATCGAGGCTGGTCGGCCCTTCGGTTCCAGGCGTGGCTTGACCAACGGCAAGCAGGACCCCACGCAGGCAGTGGCTGCCGGAATATTCCAGATCAACACCGCCGTCTCCACCTTCCAGAGACTCGTCAACACCCTCGGAACCCCCAAAGATACCCCCGAGCTCCGTGAGAAGCT CCACAAGACAAGACTACATATTGGGCAATTGGTGAAGGATACATCAGCTAAACTTAAGCAAGCCAGTGACATTGATCACCATGCTGAAGTTAAT GCAAGCAAGAAGATCGCAGATGCTAAACTTGCGAAAGATTTTCAAGCAGTATTGAAAGAGTTTCAGAAGGCACAACGTCTTGCAGCTGAAAGGGAAACAGCATACACTCCTTTTGTTCCCCAAGCAGTCCTTCCTTCCAG CTATACTGCTGGTGAATTAGGTGTTGGTCCTGATAAATCACCAGAAGAGCGTGCCTTACTCGTGGAATCAAGGAG GCAGGAGGTTTTGTTCTTAGATAATGAGATTGCTTTTAACGAGGCCATCATTGAGGAAAGGGAGCAAGGCATTCAAGAAATACAGCAGCAAATTGGTGAAGTTAACGAGATCTTCAAAGATCTTGCTGTGCTTGTCCATGAGCAAGGAACCATGAttg ATGATATTGGCTCCAACATTGAGAACTCCCATGCAGCAACAGCACAAGCAAAATCTCAACTTTTAAAAGCTTCAAAGACCCAAAGATCAAATTCCTCTTTG ACATGCTTGCTTTTGGTGATTTTTGGGATTGTGCTTCTGATCGTGATCATAGTTCTTGCTGCTTAG
- the LOC108323833 gene encoding syntaxin-22 isoform X1, which produces MSFQDIEAGRPFGSRRGLTNGKQDPTQAVAAGIFQINTAVSTFQRLVNTLGTPKDTPELREKLHKTRLHIGQLVKDTSAKLKQASDIDHHAEVNASKKIADAKLAKDFQAVLKEFQKAQRLAAERETAYTPFVPQAVLPSSYTAGELGVGPDKSPEERALLVESRRQEVLFLDNEIAFNEAIIEEREQGIQEIQQQIGEVNEIFKDLAVLVHEQGTMIDDIGSNIENSHAATAQAKSQLLKASKTQRSNSSLVMYQFLIATKLLYSTSFHEMTFYMWNLQRRYLLKRV; this is translated from the exons ATGAGCTTTCAGGACATCGAGGCTGGTCGGCCCTTCGGTTCCAGGCGTGGCTTGACCAACGGCAAGCAGGACCCCACGCAGGCAGTGGCTGCCGGAATATTCCAGATCAACACCGCCGTCTCCACCTTCCAGAGACTCGTCAACACCCTCGGAACCCCCAAAGATACCCCCGAGCTCCGTGAGAAGCT CCACAAGACAAGACTACATATTGGGCAATTGGTGAAGGATACATCAGCTAAACTTAAGCAAGCCAGTGACATTGATCACCATGCTGAAGTTAAT GCAAGCAAGAAGATCGCAGATGCTAAACTTGCGAAAGATTTTCAAGCAGTATTGAAAGAGTTTCAGAAGGCACAACGTCTTGCAGCTGAAAGGGAAACAGCATACACTCCTTTTGTTCCCCAAGCAGTCCTTCCTTCCAG CTATACTGCTGGTGAATTAGGTGTTGGTCCTGATAAATCACCAGAAGAGCGTGCCTTACTCGTGGAATCAAGGAG GCAGGAGGTTTTGTTCTTAGATAATGAGATTGCTTTTAACGAGGCCATCATTGAGGAAAGGGAGCAAGGCATTCAAGAAATACAGCAGCAAATTGGTGAAGTTAACGAGATCTTCAAAGATCTTGCTGTGCTTGTCCATGAGCAAGGAACCATGAttg ATGATATTGGCTCCAACATTGAGAACTCCCATGCAGCAACAGCACAAGCAAAATCTCAACTTTTAAAAGCTTCAAAGACCCAAAGATCAAATTCCTCTTTGGTAATGTATCAATTTCTAATTGCCACAAAATTACTATACTCAACCTCCTTCCATGAAATGACTTTTTATATGTGGAATCTCCAGAGGAGATATCTTCTAAAGAGGGTTTGA